In a genomic window of Saccharomyces kudriavzevii IFO 1802 strain IFO1802 genome assembly, chromosome: 2:
- the MAK5 gene encoding ATP-dependent RNA helicase (similar to Saccharomyces cerevisiae MAK5 (YBR142W); ancestral locus Anc_3.122), with translation MGKKRTPQNKKSHEMIVDESKLNWKPVDIPDTLDDFGGFYGLEEIDGVDVKIVNGKVNFIPKNDSKLARDVTKEKSKNKEKRAGAEASPGSGLESELLEFKNLDDVEEGELSAASYSLSDEGEQDENKDTGLLDGNEDEDEDVLKENVFNQNINIDDISPVDLPEWTNLSSLSMTILQSLQNLNFLRPTEIQKKSIPAILEGKDVLGKASTGSGKTLAYGIPIVEQLITNFSQKNKKPISLIFTPTRELAHQVTDHLRKICEPVLAKSQYSILSLTGGLSIQKQQRLLKYDNSGQIVIATPGRFLELLEKDNELIKRFSQVNTLILDEADRLLQDGHFDEFEKIIKYLSVERRKNKVKDSENDNKIWQTLVFSATFSIDLFDKLSSSHQAKDRKFKNNEDELNAVIEHLMNKIQFNSKPVIIDTNPGSKVGSQIKESLIECPPLERDLYCYYFLTMFPGTTLIFCNAIDSVKKLTVYLNNLGVPAFQIHSSMTQKNRLKNLERFKQQSAKQKTINHSNPNSVQISSVLIASDVAARGLDIPGVQHVIHYHLPRSTDIYIHRSGRTARAGSEGVSAMICSPQESMGPLRKLRKTLATKNSVSADLKTKQINRKPIKWQNTVALLPIETDILSQLRERSRLSGELADHEIASNSLRKDDNWLKKAADEFGIDVDSDEDDISKSNSDSFLLKNKNRKIQKTINKDKAKAMRAELNELLSVPIRKDRRQKYLTGGLVNLADNLVKKRGHNSIIGHEKMDALETLKKKRKRDK, from the coding sequence ATGGGTAAGAAAAGGACCCcccaaaataaaaaatcacACGAAATGATTGTAGATGAATCAAAGTTGAATTGGAAACCGGTAGATATCCCGGACACCTTAGACGACTTCGGTGGGTTTTATGGCTTAGAGGAAATTGATGGTGTGGACGTTAAGATTGTTAACGGTAAAGTAAATTTCATTCCCAAAAATGACTCAAAACTAGCAAGGGACGTTACGAAGGAAAAATCTAAGAACAAAGAGAAACGCGCGGGAGCTGAAGCAAGTCCTGGTTCTGGCTTAGAGTCTGAACTTTTGGAATTTAAGAACTTGGACGATGTAGAAGAAGGGGAGTTGAGTGCAGCATCCTACTCGCTCTCTGACGAAGGCGAGCAAGATGAAAACAAGGATACAGGTTTATTAGATGGCAAcgaggatgaagatgaagatgtgttaaaagaaaatgtttttaaccagaatattaatattgatgatatttctCCTGTGGATTTACCTGAATGGACAAATCTTTCATCTCTCTCAATGACTATTTTACAAAGTTTACAAAATTTAAATTTTCTCAGACCTACagagattcaaaaaaaatccattcCGGCTATTTTGGAAGGTAAAGATGTCCTGGGCAAAGCCTCTACAGGTTCAGGTAAAACTTTAGCCTATGGAATTCCAATTGTAGAGCAGTTAATTACCAACTTCTCtcagaaaaacaaaaaaccGATATCATTAATTTTCACTCCTACAAGAGAATTAGCACACCAGGTGACTGATCACTTGAGAAAAATATGCGAACCCGTTTTAGCAAAGTCTCAATACTCAATATTATCACTGACAGGCGGACTCTCCATTCAAAAGCAGCAGCGTCTATTAAAGTATGATAATAGCGGTCAAATTGTCATTGCCACACCAGGTAGATTTTTAGAATTGTTGGAAAAAGACAACGAATTGATTAAAAGATTTTCTCAAGTGAATACACTGATTCTTGATGAGGCTGACAGACTCCTACAAGATGGTCATTTTGACgaattcgaaaaaattatcaaataCCTATCAGTagaaaggagaaaaaacaaagtaaAAGATTCCGAAAACGATAACAAAATTTGGCAGACTTTGGTCTTTTCCGCAACCTTCTCCATCGATCTATTTGATAAACTATCTTCATCTCATCAGGCCAAGGAtagaaaattcaaaaataatgaagatgaactaAATGCTGTAATAGAACATTTAATGAACAAGATTCAGTTTAATTCAAAACCAGTTATAATAGATACAAACCCGGGATCCAAGGTAGGCTCTCAGATCAAAGAATCCTTGATCGAGTGCCCTCCATTAGAACGTGACCTGTATTGTTATTACTTTCTAACGATGTTTCCAGGCACTACGTTAATATTTTGCAATGCAATTGACTCTGTCAAGAAACTTACCGTATATTTAAATAACCTAGGAGTTCCAGCCTTCCAAATTCATTCTTCTATGACTCAAAAGAATCGTTTGAAAAACCTAGAAAGATTCAAGCAGCAAAGCGCCAAGCAAAAGACGATAAATCATTCGAACCCAAATTCCGTTCAAATCTCTTCAGTATTGATTGCAAGTGATGTTGCTGCCAGAGGTTTGGATATTCCTGGTGTTCAGCACGTTATTCATTACCACTTGCCAAGATCTACTGATATTTATATTCATAGGTCGGGCAGAACTGCAAGAGCGGGTTCTGAAGGTGTTTCTGCTATGATATGTTCTCCTCAAGAATCCATGGGTCCGTTGAGAAAATTAAGAAAGACTCTGGCCACAAAGAATAGCGTTTCGGCAGACTTAAAAACTAAACAAATTAATAGAAAGCCTATTAAATGGCAAAACACTGTAGCTTTGTTGCCAATCGAGACCGACATTCTTTCACAATTAAGAGAAAGGAGTAGATTGTCAGGCGAATTGGCAGATCACGAAATAGCTTCAAACTCCTTGAGAAAAGATGACAATTGGCTAAAGAAGGCTGCTGATGAATTTGGTATTGACGTCGattctgatgaagatgatataTCAAAGAGTAATTCAGATAGCTTCCtgttaaaaaataaaaataggaaaattcaaaaaaccaTAAACAAGGACAAAGCAAAGGCGATGAGAGCTGAATTGAATGAACTACTGTCAGTGCCTATACGTAAAGATAGAAGACAGAAATACTTAACGGGTGGGTTAGTAAATTTGGCTGATAACCTGGTTAAAAAGAGAGGTCATAACTCTATTATTGGTCATGAAAAGATGGACGCTTTAGAAacattaaagaaaaagagaaagagagaTAAGTAG